In Haloarcula rubripromontorii, the sequence AGAACGCGCTGGTGACACACCGACAGAGCACGTCGAGTCGGCCGGCCCCACCGGCCAAGTCGTCGAGCGAGAACTCCGGCGTCGTCGGGGCGTCGTGGCCGATGATGACGAACTGGCGCATACGGGTGCGAAGCCGGTCAGAAACTTACGTGCATCGACCGCGAACCCGGCTGCGCTCGGTCGCGCTAACGAGGAGCCAGATACCGAGTGTGTCCACCGTTGCGGTCACGGCGGCGGTGTCCTCCGCCGTGTCTATTTCCCACTGCGGGTCGAAACGCCGTCATGCCCGTGTCAGCGTTCGACGAGTTCGACCACGAAACGCATATGCAACGCGCGTTCGAGCTGGCTCGGACCGCTGTCGACCGCGGCGACCGGCCGTTCGGGTCTGTGCTCGTTCGTGACGACGAGATCGTCATGGAGGCGTCGAACCGCGTCCTCACTGAATCGGATGTGCGACGCCATCCGGAACTCCAACTGGCGCACCGAGCAATGCGCGAGTGTGACCCGGACGGGCGCGCGGAGATGGTGATGTACACGAGCACCGAGCCGTGCCCGATGTGCGCCGGCGGACTCCGGTACGCCGGCCTCGGCAGGGTCGTGTACAGCGTCA encodes:
- a CDS encoding nucleoside deaminase, whose protein sequence is MPVSAFDEFDHETHMQRAFELARTAVDRGDRPFGSVLVRDDEIVMEASNRVLTESDVRRHPELQLAHRAMRECDPDGRAEMVMYTSTEPCPMCAGGLRYAGLGRVVYSVSSEEMSRFSGHEESVRSGEILAGVTEVVGPICQEEGLAIHEDFDW